The Mycobacterium sp. EPa45 genomic interval CTTCGGGCTGGCCACCGCCGCCGGCCTCAACGCCTACATCCCGCTGCTCTCGCTGGGACTGCTCGCCCGGTTCACCGACCTGGTGGCCCTGCCGCACGGATGGTCGTGGTTGGAAAACGGTTGGGTGATCACGATTGTCGCGGTCCTGTTGGCGGTGGAGATCGTCGCCGACAAGATCCCGGCGCTGGACTCGGTCAACGACGCAGTGCAGACGTTCATCCGCCCGACCGCCGGTGGCATCGTGTTCGGCTCCGGCACCGCCGCACAGACCGCCGCGGTCGCCGACCCCGGTGAGTTCGCCCGAACCGGGCAGTGGGTTCCGGTCGCGATCGGTGTCGTCACCGCGCTGATTGTCCATCTGACGAAGACGGCTGTTCGCCCCGCGGCCAATGTCGCCTCGGCCGGCACGGCAGCACCCGTGCTGAGCACGATCGAGGACATCACCAGCGCCGCGCTGGTGTTCATCGCGATCCTGATCCCCGCGCTGGTCCTCGTGGTGATGATCGCTCTGGTGTGGGCGGCCGTCGCGCTGTGGCGCCGCCGACGACGGCGCAGGACGCAGCGGCGACCGGTTTAGCCGGTACCGGGGCGGGGCACTGAGCGCACGTGGAGCGCCACCTTTCAACCGCCATGTGCATCCTGGCAGTCGGATGTGGTCTGACCGCCGGATGCGCCGGCCGGTCGGCGCCGGTCGCAATAACGCACGCACCGCCCGCCGAGCCCGCGGCAGCGGGGCCGCCCACCGCGACGCCGGTCGGCTCCATCGTCCGGCTCGGCAACGCACCAGAAGGCATCGTCGTGGGGACGTCGGGAATAGCGGCCGTCGCCGCGCGGAATCCGAATGAGGTGGTTCTCTTCGATGCCACCACCGGCGCGCAACGCCAGCGGATCCCGACCCCCAGTGCCGCACGCCACCTCAGCCTGGCGGCGCCGGATGGGCCCGTCCTGATCCCCTTGGAGGGATCCGACGAGTTGCTCGAGATGACCCTCGCCGACGGGCGCATCACGGCAACGGCCACCGGCGTCGGGCGCCAGCCGCACGACGCGGCGGCAACAACGTCCGGAACGATCGTGGTCACCAACGAAGGCGGCGGTGGCGTCGTATTCGTGCGCGACGGACGGGTCCTCGCCTCGCTTCCCGCAGGCCCTCCGCAACCCGGCGGGGCCGCGGCCGTCGGCAACTACGCGGCCGTTGCCGACGTGCAGGGCAACGGGGTATGGGTCTACGACGGCTCGACAAACCAACAGGTTGCCCAAGCCCCGGTCGGAACCAAGCTCACCCATGCGATCTCGTTGTCGGGTGACCTGGCCGCCTTCGCCGACACCGACGGCGGCGCCGTCTATGTCGAACGCATTGATCCTGGCGTGCGCCAGGTGGCCAGAATCGACGCGCCGGGCAAGCCTTACGGGTTGGCCTACGACGCCCGCCGCCACCGCCTCTACATCACGTTGACCGAGCGCAACGCCGTGCGGGTGGTCGATGTCGCGAACCCGGCAGCCAGCCGGGCACTCACCGATTTGGCTACCGTGCGCCAGCCCAACTCCGTTGCGGTCGAGCCGAATTCAGGCGCGGTACTGGTGACCGGTAGCGACCCGGACGGCAGCAGTAGCGTCCAGATCATCGGCCCCGAACTGCTTCCGCCCAGCTAGATCCAGACGCCCTTCCCGACGGCCACCACGCCGCCGGCGCTGAGCGCGAACCGCTCACGGTCCTTCTCCAGATCGACGCCGACCATCTCACCGGGACCCACGACGACGTTCTTGTCCAAGATCGCGTGCCGCACCACGGCACCGCGGCCCACCCGCACGCCGGGCATCAGCACACTGCCCTCGACGATGGCGCCGTCCTCGATCACGACATTGCTCGACAACACCGAGTTACGAACCGAGGCCGCCGAGATGATGCTGCCGGCGCCGACCACCGACTCCTGCGCCGAGCCGCCGTTGACGAACTTGGCCGGTGCCAGGTTCTCCGACTCCCCGCGGATCGGCCAGCGCTTGTTGTAGAGGTTGAACACCGGATGCACGGACACCAGATCCATGTGGGCGTCGTAGAACGCGTCCAGCGTCCCGACGTCACGCCAGTAGCCGTGGTCGCGCTCGGTGGCGCCGGGCACCTCGTTGTTACTGAAGTCGTAGACCGCCGCCATGCCGTCGGACACCAGTCTCGGGATGATGTCGCCGCCCATATCGTGGTCGGAATTGTCGTCGTCGGCGTCGGCGCGGATCGCATCGATGAGCACCTTGGTGGTGAAGATGTAGTTGCCCATCGACACAAAGGTTTGCTCGGGATCGTCGGGCGTACCCGGCGGATCGGCCGGCTTCTCGATGAACTCGCGAATACGGCCGGATTCGTCGGCGTCGACGCAACCGAACGCGTGCGCTTCGGCGCGCGGGACCCGGATACCGGCGACAGTGGCACCGGCGCCGCTCTCGATGTGGAACTTGACCATCTGCTCGGGGTCCATCCGGTACACGTGGTCGGCACCGAAAACCACGATGTAGTCCGGATCCTCGTCGTAGATCAGGTTCAGCGACTGGTAGATCGCGTCGGCCGAACCCGTGTACCAGCGCGGAC includes:
- a CDS encoding DUF4126 domain-containing protein; amino-acid sequence: MELMTGFGLATAAGLNAYIPLLSLGLLARFTDLVALPHGWSWLENGWVITIVAVLLAVEIVADKIPALDSVNDAVQTFIRPTAGGIVFGSGTAAQTAAVADPGEFARTGQWVPVAIGVVTALIVHLTKTAVRPAANVASAGTAAPVLSTIEDITSAALVFIAILIPALVLVVMIALVWAAVALWRRRRRRRTQRRPV
- the glgC gene encoding glucose-1-phosphate adenylyltransferase; this translates as MRELPHVLGIVLAGGEGKRLYPLTADRAKPAVPFGGAYRLIDFVLSNLVNARYLRICVLTQYKSHSLDRHISQNWRLSGLAGEYITPVPAQQRLGPRWYTGSADAIYQSLNLIYDEDPDYIVVFGADHVYRMDPEQMVKFHIESGAGATVAGIRVPRAEAHAFGCVDADESGRIREFIEKPADPPGTPDDPEQTFVSMGNYIFTTKVLIDAIRADADDDNSDHDMGGDIIPRLVSDGMAAVYDFSNNEVPGATERDHGYWRDVGTLDAFYDAHMDLVSVHPVFNLYNKRWPIRGESENLAPAKFVNGGSAQESVVGAGSIISAASVRNSVLSSNVVIEDGAIVEGSVLMPGVRVGRGAVVRHAILDKNVVVGPGEMVGVDLEKDRERFALSAGGVVAVGKGVWI